From Coturnix japonica isolate 7356 chromosome 1, Coturnix japonica 2.1, whole genome shotgun sequence, the proteins below share one genomic window:
- the SBF1 gene encoding myotubularin-related protein 5 isoform X5 has protein sequence MARLADYFVLVGYDAEKRGSGDGQGQILQRFPEKDWEDNPFPQGIELFCQPSGWQLFTERNPPTFFVAVLTDINSERHYCACFTFWEPVESTQPQSHPRNGEEEEEESASPVQPAQLFAPKSLVLVSRLDHAEVFRNSLGLIYTIYVDGLNVSLENVIGNLLTCTIPITGGAQPDADDEAVRTISLGAGDRQVIQTPINDSLPVSSCSVALLFRQLGITNVLYLFCAALTEHKILFLSSSYQRLTDACRALLALMFPLKYSFTYVPILPAQLLEVLSTPTPFIIGVHSIFQSETQELLDVVIADLDGGTVNVPECVHISLLPEPLLQQTREALSMVLDPELEVADLAFPPSTISASSLKMQDKEIRAVFLRLFAQLLQGYRWCLHIIRIHPEPVIRFHKAAFLGQRGLTEDDFLTKVLEGMAFAGFVTERGAPYRSIDLFDELVAYEVKRMRAEEGNKQKILRHIKELAEKLYKNENPYPAVTMHKVQKPTEGCHLRLHQKPFPRLDEGTVQWIIDQATAKLQTAPPAVKAEKKCMVPSGPPIAAILERNGNALANSARRLEVVRNCISYVFENKMLEAKKLFPAVLRAMKGRAARHCLTQELNLHVQQNRAVLDHQQFDFIVRMMNCCLQDCTAMDEHGIAAALLPLVTAFCRKLSSGITQFAYSCVQEHVVWTNIQFWEAMFYSDVQNHIRALYLDSSEENHADEESTEEPQEARSALEIASEQLRLWPTMSREKQQELIQKEESTVFSQAIHYANRMSYLLLPLDTSKNRLLRSSGLGDVESVSNSFVTNSIAGSVAESYDTESGFEDAESSDVANYVVRFINRFVDKVCTESGVTNEHLKGLHVMIPDIVQMHIETLDAVHRESKRLPPIQKPKLLRPNLLVGEECVMEGLRVYLMPDGREEAAGGNIGGPPLLPAEGAIFLTTYRIIFKGTPTDPLVGEQVVIRSFPISSLTKEKKINIQAQVDQFIQEGLQLRSCTFQLLKIAFDEEVASDSAEVFRKHLHKLRYPQHVHGTFAFTVGQSPKQAMQPKAKEKNPSLSSQQVTDMFQGLTVGVMSLGHLGHSTTTLSKNLVKNAKKTIGRQYVTRKKYTPPAWEQRSSQHFPEDNEDEISVSEEMDRSTLTPTTTIRPSEKMTINHLVERACCRDYQRLGLGTLSSSLTRSKNEPFRISTVNRMYAICRSYPGLLIVPQSIQDNTIQRISRCYRQNRFPVVCWRNSRTKAVLLRSGGLHGKGVVGLFKSQNAPTAGPSQTDSTSLEQEKYLQAVINSMPHYADAGGRNTLSGFTSAHMSSADFSDKRQPKLGSLMKQVMGGKDEGPGTISRGGKWGSIRASGRMSSYALNVEIGSRLAGKDLLGAQHNGAPAEASFLRQHRASLYIIGDKSQLKGVKPDPLQHWEVVPIEVFDVRQVKASFKKLMKACVPGCPSTDPSVAYLRSLEESEWLSQIHKILQISVLVVELLDTGSSVLVSLEDGWDITTQVVSLVQLLSDPYYRTLEGFRLLVEKEWLSFGHRFSHRGAQTLAGQSSGFAPIFLQFLDCVHQIHLQFPMEFEFSLYYLKFLSYHYISNRFRTFLLDSDYERIELGLLYEEKGERKCQQVYKSIWDYIDRLNKKAPVFFNYMYAPEDGEVLRPYSNISNLKVWDYYTEETLSEGPSYDWELVQGQPEHMEEADRQDTGAPQTKRKIIWPCYDNRSRMEPDAISKLLEDLHNLEMELGQVPERWKDTWDKIKASQRTEARQEGSRTPSSLLMSSGLSHHRRSLGVYLQESGVGSTLNLSLDSDTSSTSTPSSGKQGGRRSTSTLYSQFQMSESENRSYEGSLYKKGAFMKPWKPRWFVLDKTKHQLRYYDSRMDTECKGVIDLAEVESITPGTPTMGAPKTVDEKAFFDLKTTKRVYNFCAQDVQLAQQWIDRIQSCLSDA, from the exons TTCTGCCAGCCCAGCGGTTGGCAGCTGTTCACAGAGAGGAATCCACCCACCTTCTTTGTGGCCGTGCTGACCGACATCAACTCGGAGAGGCATTACTGCGCCTGCTTCACCTTTTGGGAGCCTGTGGAGAGCACGCAG CCTCAAAGCCACCCCAGgaatggagaggaggaggaagaggagtcGGCGTCTCCCGTCCAACCGGCGCAGCTCTTTGCTCCCAAGAGCCTGGTGCTGGTGTCACGGCTGGACCACGCCGAGGTGTTCAGG AACAGCCTGGGCTTGATCTACACCATCTATGTGGACGGGCTGAACGTGTCCCTGGAGAACGTCATTGGGAACCTGCTGACATGCACCATCCCCATCACTGGTGGAGCCCAG CCTGACGCGGACGACGAAGCAGTG CGGACGATCTCACTGGGCGCAGGGGACAGGCAGGTGATCCAGACACCCATCAATGACTCTCTTCCCgtcagcagctgcagtgtggcTCTGCTCTTCCGGCAGCTCG gCATCACCAACGTGCTGTATCTCTTCTGCGCTGCACTCACTGAGCACAAGATCctgtttctctccagcagctACCAGCGGCTCACCGATGCCTGCCGGGCTCTCCTTGCACTTATGTTCCCCCTTAAGTACAG TTTTACCTACGTACCCAtcctgcctgcacagctcctggAGGTACTGAGCACCCCGACACCCTTCATTATCGGAGTCCACTCCATCTTCCAGTCGGAGACACAGGAGCTG CTGGATGTCGTTATTGCAGACCTGGATGGGGGCACAGTGAACGTCCCTGAGTGTGTGCACATCTCCCTGCTCCCTGAGCCTCTCCTGCAGCAGACCCGTGAAGCCCTCTCCATG GTCTTGGACCCGGAGCTGGAGGTGGCAGATTTGGCATTTCCCCCTTCTACGATTTCTGCTTCGTCTCTCAAAATGCAG GACAAGGAGATCCGGGCTGTCTTCCTCCGCTtgtttgcacagctgctgcagggctatCGTTGGTGTCTGCACATCATCCGCATCCATCCTGAGCCCGTCATCCGCTTCCACAAG GCAGCCTTCCTGGGCCAGAGGGGGCTGACGGAGGATGACTTTCTCACCAAGGTGCTGGAAGGCATGGCCTTTGCTGGCTTTGTGACAGAGCGGGGGGCCCCGTATCGCTCCATTGACCTGTTTGATGAG CTTGTTGCTTATGAAGTGAAGCGCATGCGTGCAGAAGAGGGgaacaagcagaaaatattgCGGCACATCaaggagctggcagagaaaCTATACAAAAAT GAGAACCCATACCCCGCCGTGACCATGCACAAGGTGCAGAAGCCCACAGAAGGCTGCCATCTGCGCTTGCACCAGAAACCCTTTCCCCGTTTGGAtgagggcacagtgcagtgGATCATCGACCAGGCCACAGCCAAGCTGCAGACAGCCCCTCCAgctgtgaaagcagagaagaagtGCATGGTGCCCTCAGGCCCCCCCATTG CAGCCATCCTGGAGCGTAATGGCAATGCCTTGGCCAACAGTGCCCGCCGCCTGGAGGTGGTTCGGAACTGCATCTCCTACGTCTTTGAGAACAAGATGTTAGAAGCCAAAAAG TTattccctgctgtgctgcgTGCCATGAAAGGCCGAGCTGCCCGGCACTGCCTGACCCAGGAGCTGAACCTGCACGTGCAGCAGAACCGCGCCGTGCTGGACCACCAACAGTTCGACTTCATCGTCCGTATGATGAACTGCTGCTTGCAG GACTGCACGGCCATGGATGAGCATGGGATTGCAGCCGCGCTCCTACCACTGGTCACTGCTTTCTGCCGA AAACTGAGCTCAGGCATCACGCAGTTTGCCTACAGCTGCGTGCAGGAGCACGTGGTGTGGACCAACATCCAGTTCTGGGAAGCTATGTTCTACAGTGATGTGCAGAACCACATCCGAGCCTTGTATCTGGACAGCAGTGAGGAGAACCATGCAGATGAG GAGAGCACGGAGGAGCCCCAGGAAGCCAGGTCTGCCCTGGAGATAGCATCAGAGCAGCTGAGGCTGTGGCCCACCATGAGCCGAGAGAAGCAGCAAGAGCTGATCCAAAAGGAGGAGAGCACAGTTTTCAGCCAGGCCATCCACTACGCCAACCGCATGAGttacctgctgctgcctctggaCACCAGCAAGAACCGCCTGCTGCGCAGCTCCGGGCTGGGAGACGTGGAGAGCGTCAGCAACAGCTTTGTCACCAACAG CATCGCCGGCAGCGTGGCCGAGAGCTACGACACAGAGAGTGGGTTTGAGGATGCTGAGAGCTCAGACGTGGCCAACTACGTGGTGCGGTTCATCAACCGCTTCGTGGACAAAGTCTGCACAGAGAGCGGCGTCACCAACGAGCACCTGAAGGGGCTGCACGTCATGATCCCTG ATATCGTGCAGATGCACATAGAGACACTGGATGCTGTGCACAGGGAGAGCAAGAGGCTTCCTCCCATCCAGAAG CCAAAACTGCTGCGCCCCAACCTGTTGGTGGGTGAGGAATGTGTGATGGAGGGGCTGCGTGTGTACCTCATGCCTGACGGACGGGAGGAGGCCGCCGGGGGGAATATTGGTGGTCCACCTCTTCTCCCTGCGGAAGGAGCCATCTTCCTCACCACGTACCGCATCATCTTCAAAGGAACTCCCACAGACCCCCTGG TGGGGGAGCAGGTGGTGATCCGatccttccccatctcctcGCTGACCAAAGAGAAGAAGATCAACATCCAGGCCCAGGTGGATCAATTCATCCAGGAGGGCCTTCAGCTGCGCTCATGCACATTCCAG CTGCTGAAGATTGCCTTCGATGAGGAGGTGGCTTCAGACAGCGCCGAGGTCTTCAGGAAGCATCTGCACAAGCTGCGTTACCCCCAGCATGTGCACGGCACCTTTGCCTTCACCGTGGGCCAGTCTCCCAAGCAAGCCATGCAGCCCAAGGCCAAGGAGAAGAACCCCTCACTCAG ctcccagcaggtgACCGAtatgttccagggcctgacaGTGGGGGTCATGTCCCTCGGGCACCTTGGCCATTCGACCAC GACGCTCTCCAAAAACCTGGTGAAAAATGCCAAGAAAACCATCGGCCGCCAATACGTGACCCGCAAGAAATACACACCGCCCGCCTGGGAGCAGCGCAGCAGCCAGCACTTCCCAGAGGACAACGAGGATGAGATCTCAG TGTCCGAGGAGATGGACAGGAGCACTTTGACCCCCACCACAACCATCAGACCCTCGGAGAAGATGACCATCAACCACCTGGTGGAGCGCGCCTGCTGCCGCGACTACCAGCGCCTGGGGCTGGGCAcgctcagcagcagcctcacGCGTTCCAAGAACGAACCCTTCCGCATCTCCACGGTCAACCGCATGTACGCCATTTGTCGGAG TTACCCCGGGCTGCTGATCGTGCCGCAGAGCATCCAGGACAACACCATCCAGCGCATCTCCCGCTGTTACCGCCAGAACCGCTTCCCCGTGGTTTGCTGGCGCAACTCCCGCACCAAAGCCGTGCTGCTGCGCTCGGGGGGGCTGCACGGGAAGGGCGTCGTGGGCCTCTTCAAGTCTCAGAATGCTCCCACTGCAG GCCCCTCGCAGACGGACTCCACCAGTTTGGAGCAGGAGAAATACCTGCAGGCTGTCATCAACTCCATGCCCCACTACGCTGACGCTGGTGGGCGCAACACGCTCAGCGGCTTCACCTCCGCTCACATGAGCAGTGCAG ATTTCTCCGACAAGAGGCAGCCTAAGCTGGGATCGCTCATGAAGCAGGTGATGGGAGGGAAGGACGAAGGGCCCGGGACTATTAGCCGTGGAG GTAAATGGGGCAGCATCCGGGCCAGCGGGCGCATGAGCAGCTATGCCTTGAATGTGGAGATCGGCTCACGGCTGGCTGGGAAGGACCTGCTGGGTGCCCAGCACAACGGGGCGCCCGCCGAGGCCAGCTTCCTACGTCAGCACCGCGCCTCGCTCTACATCATCGGGGACAAGTCACAACTGAAG GGGGTGAAGCCAGACCcgctgcagcactgggaggtgGTGCCCATCGAGGTGTTTGACGTGCGGCAGGTGAAGGCCAGCTTCAAGAAGCTGATGAAGGCCTGCGTGCCCGGCTGCCCCTCCACCGACCCCAGCGTCGCCTACCTGCGCTCCCTGGAGGAGTCCGAGTGGCTCTCACAG ATCCATAAGATCCTGCAGATTTCAGTGTTGGTGGTGGAGCTCCTGGACACGGGTTCCTCTGTGCTTGTCAGCCTGGAGGACGGCTGGGACATCACCACACAG GTGGTCTCCTTGGTGCAGCTCCTGTCAGACCCCTACTACCGGACGCTGGAGGGCTTCCGCCTGTTGGTGGAGAAGGAGTGGTTGTCCTTCGGGCACCGCTTCAGCCACCGTGGGGCGCAGACCTTGGCTGGACAGAGCAGTGGCTTCGCTCCCATCTTCCTGCAGTTCCTAGACTGTGTGCACCAG ATCCACCTGCAGTTCCCCATGGAGTTTGAGTTCAGTCTGTACTACCTGAAGTTCCTCAGCTACCACTACATCTCCAATCGGTTCCGGACCTTCCTGCTGGACTCTGACTACGAGCGCATCGAGCTGG GCCTCCTGTACGAGGAGAAGGGTGAACGCAAATGCCAGCAGGTCTACAAGTCCATCTGGGATTACATCGACCGGCTGAACAAGAAAGCTCCTGTCTTCTTCAACTACATGTACGCCCCCGAGGACGGGGAG GTGCTGCGGCCGTACAGCAACATTTCCAACCTGAAGGTGTGGGACTATTACACGGAGGAGACGCTCTCGGAGGGTCCCTCCTACGACTGGGAGCTGGTGCAGGGGCAGCCCGAGCACATGGAGGAGGCAGACAGGCAGGACACTGGCGCGCCGCAGACCAAGCGCAAAATCATCTGGCCCTGCTATGACAACCGCAGCCGCATGGAGCCCGACGCCATCTCCAAGCTGCTGGAG GACCTTCACAACTTGGAGATGGAGCTGGGGCAGGTCCCGGAGCGCTGGAAGGACACGTGGGACAAGATCAAAGCCTCCCAACGCACCGAGGCTCGGCAGGAGGGCAGCCGG ACCCCCAGCTCCTTGTTGATGTCCTCGGGGCTCTCTCACCACCGCCGCTCGCTGGGGGTCTACCTGCAGGAGAGCGGAGTGGGGTCCACCCTCAACCTCAGCCTGGACAGCGACACCAGCAGCACGTCCACCCCATCCAGCGGGAAGCAGGGCGGCCGCCGGAGCACCAGCACCTTGTACAGCCAGTTCCAGATGTCCGAGAGCGAGAACAG GTCCTACGAGGGGTCACTGTACAAGAAAGGAGCCTTCATGAAGCCCTGGAAGCCGCGCTGGTTCGTGCTGGATAAAACCAAGCACCAG CTGCGGTACTACGACAGCCGGATGGACACGGAGTGCAAAGGGGTCATCGATCTGGCCGAGGTGGAATCCATCACGCCCGGAACCCCCACCATGGGAGCCCCCAAGACGGTGGATGAGAAAGCGTTCTTCGAC CTGAAGACGACGAAACGCGTTTACAACTTCTGCGCCCAGGACGTGCAGCTGGCGCAGCAGTGGATCGACCGCATCCAGAGCTGCTTATCGGACGCCTGA